The following are encoded together in the Thunnus thynnus chromosome 15, fThuThy2.1, whole genome shotgun sequence genome:
- the LOC137198250 gene encoding major histocompatibility complex class I-related gene protein-like: MRKLIVLLLFSHVVSSVKHSLKYFLTATSGVPNFPEFVGAAMVDEVQVGYCDSNIKTAEPKQDWMKRLIKDDPQHLEWYALKCLGNQQVFRANIDSLKQRLNQTGGSHILQRMNGCEWDDETGEIVGFNQYGYDGEDFIALDLQTLTWIAPKPQALITKLRWDTEKARLEYNKNYYIHKCPEWLKKYVHYGKSFLRRTEFPSVSLLQKTPSSPVSCHATGFYPDRAMMFWRKDGEELYENVEHGEILSNHDGSFQMSIELKLSSVPPEDWRRYECVFQLSGVKDDIVTELNKAVIRTNWVYPSDFPAVAVIGGVAGLLLLPAVGIAAFFIWSRNCQGFQLVNREQ, encoded by the exons ATGAGGAAATTAATTGTGTTGCTCCTCTTCTCTCACGTTGTCTCATCAg TGAAACACTCCCTGAAATATTTCCTCACTGCAACTTCTGGAGTGCCAAACTTCCCAGAGTTTGTGGGCGCTGCGATGGTTGATGAAGTTCAGGTGGGTTACtgcgacagcaacatcaagacaGCAGAACCTAAACAGGACtggatgaaaagattgataaaGGACGACCCACAGCATCTGGAGTGGTATGCTCTGAAGTGTTTAGGTAATCAGCAGGTCTTCAGAGCCAACATTGACAGCTTGAAGCAGCGCTTAAACCAAACTGGAG gcTCCCATATTTTACAGAGGATGAACGGCTGTGAATGGGACGACGAGACAGGAGAGATTGTTGGTTTTAATCAGTACGGTTATGATGGAGAAGACTTCATAGCACTGGACCTGCAGACACTGACATGGATCGCTCCAAAACCACAAGCTCTCATCACCAAACTAAGATGGGATACTGAGAAAGCTCGATTAGAATACAATAAGAACTACTACATTCACAAATGCCCTGAGTGGCTGAAGAAATATGTGCACTATGGGAAGAGCTTTCTGCGGAGAACAG agtttccctcagtgtctctcctccagaagactccctcctctccagtcagctgccacGCTACAGGTTTCTACCCTGACAGAGCCATGatgttctggaggaaagatggagaggagctttATGAGAATGTTGAACATGGAGAGATCCTCTCCAACCATGACGGATCCTTCCAGATGAGCATTGAGCTGAAACTTTCATCAGTCCCGCCTGAAGACTGGAGGAGGTAcgaatgtgtgtttcagctctcAGGTGTGAAGGACGACATCGTCACTGAACTGAACAAAGCAGTGATCAGAACCAACTGGG TTTATCCCTCAGACTTCCCTGCTGTCGCCGTCATTGGAGGTGTTGCAGGACTGTTGCTCCTGCCTGCTGTCGGCATCGCTGCATTTTTCATCTGGAGCAGAAACTGTCAGG GGTTTCAGCTTGTTAACA GGGAACAGTGA
- the slc39a7 gene encoding zinc transporter Slc39a7, with product MGCLRLLVLTLATSAALLLASHSAIAHSHSHGDHGHAHSHGHHHGHHHHGHHHHGHSHGEDDDHGHSHGPEVKMFHGASKWSAEANIPVEEEEHHGHAHSHDHGHAHSHDHGHAHSHDHGHGHAHHEDIVRVHKEESGHGHAHGGERVKREAEGEKRSTVELWTQAIGATLLISAAPFLILFLIPVQSNSDQHQNLLKVLLSFASGGLLGDAFLHLIPHALEPHSHHGDEDHGHSHAGEESHDHGHSHGAAHGHMMSVGLWVLGGIIAFLVVEKFVRLLKGGHGHGHSHSHSHAAPKEKVSDGEEEKEEEKKKEEKDKKDKKASKKEETSTDIKVSGYLNLAADFTHNFTDGLAIGASFLVGPAVGAVTTLTILLHEVPHEIGDFAILVQSGCTKRKAMCLQLLTALGALAGTACSLLAEGVGAAATAWILPFTAGGFVYIATVTVLPELLAGRSSFGQSLMEILALLFGVGMMVLIAEYE from the exons ATGGGCTGTTTACGTCTGCTGGTACTGACACTGGCCACATCTGCAGCACTGCTGTTAGCCTCCCATTCAGCCATCGCTCACAGCCACTCTCACGGCGACCACGGACACGCCCACTCCCACGGCCACCATCATGGCCACCATCACCACGGCCACCATCACCACGGTCACTCCCACGGAGAGGACGACGACCACGGCCACTCTCACGGCCCTGAGGTGAAGATGTTCCACGGAGCGAGCAAGTGGAGCGCCGAGGCCAACATTCCCGTAGAAGAAGAGGAGCACCACGGACACGCCCACTCTCACGACCACGGACACGCGCACTCTCACGACCACGGACACGCACACTCTCATGATCACGGACATGGGCACGCTCATCATGAGGATATCGTTCGGGTGCACAAGGAGGAGAGTGGACACGGGCACGCGCACGGAGGGGAGAGGGTGAAGAGGGAGGcggagggagagaagaggagcacGGTGGAGCTCTGGACGCAG GCTATTGGAGCCACCCTGCTGATCAGCGCAGCTCCTTTCCTCATCCTGTTCCTGATCCCCGTTCAGTCCAACAGCGACCAGCACCAGAACCTGCTCAAGGTGCTGCTCAGTTTCGCCTCCGGTGGTCTGCTGGGCGACGCCTTCCTCCACCTCATACCGCATGCTCTGG AGCCCCACTCTCACCATGGAGACGAAGATCACGGCCACTCGCACGCCGGCGAAGAATCACATGACCACGGACACTCTCACG GAGCTGCCCACGGTCACATGATGTCAGTGGGTCTGTGGGTTCTCGGTGGGATCATCGCCTTCCTGGTTGTAGAGAAATTTGTGCGTCTGCTGAAGGGAGGGCACGGCCACGGACATTCTCACAGCCACTCGCATG ctgctCCCAAGGAAAAGGTCAGCGATGGcgaagaagagaaggaagaggagaagaagaaagaggagaaagacaaaaaagacaagaaggCGTCTAAGAAAGAGGAGACGAGCACAG ACATCAAGGTGTCAGGTTACCTGAACTTGGCAGCTGACTTCACACATAATTTCACCGACGGCCTGGCAATCGGAGCATCGTTCCTGGTTGGTCCAGCAGTCGGTGCCGTCACCACCCTCACCATCCTGTTGCACGAGGTCCCGCACGAGATCGGAGACTTCGCCATCCTCGTCCAGTCTGGCTGCACCAAGAGGAAG GCCATGTGTCTACAGCTGCTGACTGCCCTGGGAGCTCTGGCCGGCACAGCTTGCTCCCTATTGGCTGAAGGAGTGGGCGCCGCGGCGACGGCCTGGATCCTGCCCTTCACAGCCGGCGGGTTTGTTTACATCGCTACGGTGACCGTGCTCCCAGAACTGCTAGCGGGTCGCTCCAGTTTCGGCCAGTCTCTGATGGAGATTCTGGCCCTGCTGTTCGGAGTCGGCATGATGGTGCTGATCGCTGAGTACGAGTGA